One genomic region from Salvia hispanica cultivar TCC Black 2014 chromosome 2, UniMelb_Shisp_WGS_1.0, whole genome shotgun sequence encodes:
- the LOC125204711 gene encoding probable endo-1,3(4)-beta-glucanase ARB_01444 produces MMKKIKRRVKTVITKPFNKKKPPKKPPPPPPSPSPPPMSPPPPSPAASRPFIFPKTQSSVLPDPSPFFAPHLLAAPLPTNSFFQNFTLKNGDQPEYIHPYLIKSSQSSLTICYPSLFKNPAFIYQVFIADLTVSTLNNPNPSSTHVISSFSDLSVTLDFPSNNLRFFLARGSPYLTCTVATPVSLSISTIHAVLELTPNSSCTRYKIRLNNNQTWLLYASSPINLSHDINTITSTVFSGVIRIAALPVDSPKFESTLDQFSSCYAVRGDAVFTKPFSLDYRWEKRGWGDLLMLAHPLHLRLLSDTDCSVSVLEDFKYDSIDGELVGVVGDSWSLKTDPVSVTWHSIKGVEESSCSEIIEALINDVQALDAGAVTTPSSYFYAKLVARAARLALIAEEVSYADVIPAIKQFLKQTIEPWLEGTFGPNGFLYDAKWGGIVTKQGSLDSGADFGFGVYNDHHYHLGYFVYGIAVLAKIDSAWGRKYRAQAYALMADYMNLSRRENSNYTRLRCFDLWKLHSWAGGLTEFADGRNQESTSEAVNAYYSAALMGLAYGDSHLVWIGSTISALEILAAETWWHVKEDGKSLYPAEFARDNRVVGVLWASKRDSGLWFAPAEWKECRLGIQLLPLLPISEALFSDAGFVRKLVEWTMPALAREGVGEGWKGFVYALQGMYDKGGAVANVRSLKGYDDGNSLTNLLWWIHSRDQQPEECDRLCWFRHYSH; encoded by the coding sequence ATGATGAAGAAGATCAAACGAAGAGTCAAAACCGTTATTACGAAGCCTTTCAACAAGAAAAAGCCACCGAAAAAGCCGCCACCGCCTCCTCCTTCCCCATCGCCGCCGCCCATGTCGCCGCCTCCGCCCTCCCCCGCCGCTTCCCGCCCCTTCATCTTCCCCAAAACCCAATCCTCCGTCCTCCCCGACCCCTCCCCATTCTTCGCCCCCCACCTCCTCGCCGCCCCCCTCCCCACCAATTCCTTCTTCCAGAACTTCACCCTCAAAAATGGCGATCAGCCTGAATACATCCATCCCTACCTCATCAAATCGTCGCAATCCTCTCTCACAATCTGCTACCCCTCTCTGTTCAAAAATCCCGCCTTCATCTACCAAGTATTCATCGCCGATTTGACCGTTTCCACGCTCAACAACCCAAACCCTAGCTCGACTCATGTGATCTCCTCTTTCTCCGATCTCAGCGTCACTCTCGATTTCCCCTCCAACAATCTGAGATTCTTCCTCGCTCGAGGTAGTCCGTATTTGACCTGCACTGTGGCGACACCAGTGTCCCTCTCGATTTCCACCATTCACGCCGTTCTCGAGCTCACTCCCAACAGCTCATGCACTAGATACAAAATTAGGTTGAATAACAATCAGACGTGGCTGCTCTACGCCTCGTCGCCGATTAATCTGAGCCACGACATCAACACGATCACTTCTACTGTGTTCTCCGGCGTGATTCGGATTGCGGCATTGCCGGTAGATTCCCCCAAATTTGAGTCGACTCTGGACCAATTCAGCTCATGCTACGCCGTGAGAGGCGATGCCGTGTTCACAAAGCCCTTCTCTTTGGATTACAGATGGGAGAAGAGAGGTTGGGGGGATTTATTGATGCTAGCGCATCCTCTCCATCTCAGGCTTCTCTCGGATACCGATTGCTCTGTTTCTGTGCTAGAAGATTTCAAATACGACAGCATCGATGGGGAGCTGGTTGGTGTAGTTGGAGATTCTTGGAGTTTGAAGACCGATCCTGTATCCGTAACCTGGCATTCGATCAAAGGGGTTGAGGAGAGCTCGTGCTCTGAAATCATCGAAGCTCTTATCAATGATGTGCAGGCATTGGATGCTGGTGCAGTGACGACGCCCTCGTCTTACTTCTACGCGAAATTAGTGGCTAGAGCAGCAAGGCTAGCATTAATAGCTGAAGAAGTGTCCTACGCCGATGTGATACCGGCAATCAAGCAGTTTTTGAAGCAGACGATCGAGCCGTGGCTAGAGGGGACCTTCGGGCCTAATGGATTCCTCTATGATGCGAAATGGGGAGGCATTGTGACAAAACAAGGGTCGTTGGATTCGGGTGCTGATTTCGGTTTTGGAGTCTACAATGATCACCATTACCATCTTGGATACTTTGTGTATGGGATTGCTGTGTTGGCCAAGATTGACTCTGCTTGGGGGAGGAAGTACAGGGCGCAGGCTTACGCGTTGATGGCGGATTACATGAACCTGAGCAGGCGGGAGAACTCAAACTACACACGGCTGAGATGCTTCGATCTGTGGAAGCTGCATTCTTGGGCAGGAGGGCTGACAGAGTTTGCAGACGGGCGCAATCAAGAGAGCACGAGCGAGGCTGTGAATGCATACTACTCTGCAGCTCTGATGGGGCTGGCCTATGGGGACAGCCACCTCGTGTGGATTGGTTCGACTATATCAGCTTTGGAGATTCTTGCTGCAGAGACATGGTGGCATGTGAAGGAGGATGGGAAGAGTTTGTATCCAGCTGAGTTTGCTAGAGATAATAGAGTTGTTGGAGTGTTGTGGGCTAGTAAAAGGGATAGTGGGCTGTGGTTTGCTCCTGCTGAGTGGAAGGAGTGTAGGCTGGGGATTCAGCTGCTGCCTTTGCTTCCCATTAGTGAGGCACTTTTCTCCGATGCTGGTTTCGTGAGGAAGCTCGTGGAGTGGACCATGCCAGCGTTGGCGAGGGAGGGGGTCGGAGAGGGGTGGAAAGGGTTCGTGTATGCGTTGCAAGGGATGTACGACAAGGGAGGTGCGGTGGCGAACGTTAGGAGCTTGAAGGGGTATGATGATGGGAATTCTCTCACCAATCTGCTGTGGTGGATCCATAGCAGGGACCAGCAGCCAGAGGAGTGTGACAGATTGTGTTGGTTTCGACATTATAGTCATTGA
- the LOC125204712 gene encoding protein trichome birefringence-like 19, protein MELPVNKTIINIAILLSFALILISLIRIINYPVLQNTYNAASVDRTNMSDNEESSCDIFSGEWVPDPDAPYYTNKTCWAIHEHQNCMKYGRPDTDFLKWKWKPDGCDLPAFNPGQFLRMVRNKTMAFVGDSVGRNQMQSIICLLSKVEYPIDDSPETDEQFKRWKYSNYNFTLEYFRSPFLVRSEERDSDGPTHTGLFNLYLDEFDESWTSHIDSVDYLILSADHWFTRPAVYYEDGRVAGCRFCRLPNMTDLPSAYAYRRAFRTAFRAVNGRRRFGGAAFLRTYAPSHFEGGLWNEGGDCVRRRPFRSEEAVLEGVNLDMYMIGLEEFRAAEREGRKRWRLLDTTQATLMRPDGHPSRYGHWPNENVTLYNDCVHWCLPGPIDNWAQMLQHLIKLEATKD, encoded by the exons ATGGAGCTACCCGTAAATAAAACCATAATCAACATAGCCATACTTCTATCTTTTGCTCTAATTCTCATCAGCCTCATCCGCATCATCAACTACCCTGTTTTGCAAAACACATACAATGCAGCATCAGTTGATCGTACGAATATGAGTGACAATGAAGAGAGCTCATGCGATATCTTCTCGGGCGAATGGGTCCCGGATCCGGACGCCCCGTACTACACAAACAAGACGTGCTGGGCCATCCACGAGCACCAAAACTGCATGAAATACGGCCGCCCCGATACCGACTTCCTCAAATGGAAGTGGAAACCCGACGGCTGCGATTTGCCCGCTTTCAACCCCGGGCAGTTTCTACGTATGGTGCGGAACAAGACCATGGCCTTCGTTGGAGATTCCGTTGGACGGAATCAAATGCAATCCATCATATGCCTTTTGTCCAAG GTTGAATACCCAATCGACGACTCCCCAGAAACAGACGAGCAGTTTAAACGGTGGAAGTACtcaaattacaattttaccctCGAATATTTCCGGAGtccatttttagtaagatCCGAAGAGCGCGACTCGGACGGCCCGACCCACACGGGTCTCTTCAACCTCTACCTGGACGAGTTCGACGAGTCGTGGACGAGTCACATCGACTCGGTCGACTACCTCATCCTCAGCGCCGACCACTGGTTCACCCGCCCCGCCGTCTACTACGAGGACGGCCGCGTCGCCGGCTGCCGCTTCTGCCGCCTCCCGAACATGACCGATCTCCCCTCCGCCTACGCCTACCGCCGCGCCTTCCGGACGGCGTTCAGGGCCGTGAACGGGCGGCGGAGATTCGGCGGCGCGGCGTTCCTGCGCACGTACGCGCCGTCGCACTTCGAGGGCGGGCTGTGGAACGAGGGCGGCGATTGCGTGCGGCGGCGGCCGTTCCGGAGCGAGGAGGCGGTGCTGGAGGGGGTGAATTTGGATATGTATATGATTGGATTGGAGGAATTTAGGGCGGCGGAGAGGGAAGGGAGGAAGAGGTGGCGGTTGTTGGATACGACGCAGGCGACGCTGATGAGGCCGGATGGGCACCCGAGTAGATATGGGCATTGGCCCAATGAGAATGTCACTTTGTATAATGACTGTGTGCATTGGTGTTTGCCTGGGCCCATTGATAATTGGGCCCAAATGTTGCAACATTTGATTAAACTTGAGGCTACTAAGGATTAA